One genomic region from Halobacteria archaeon AArc-dxtr1 encodes:
- a CDS encoding ABC transporter ATP-binding protein encodes MGNGQLLTEDGTIAERGRSDSARSSASAGATSEPVLQLEGVSKQYGNEDVISELSISVRDGEILTLLGPSGCGKTTTLRLIAGLERPDGGEIRLGEEAVAGDGQFHPPEQRGIGVVFQEFALFPHMTARENVAFGIQDLPADEREQRVDDLLALVGLTEHGSSRPEQLSGGQQQRVALARSLAPEPEILLLDEPFSNLDVDLRVEMREEVRRIIKETGVTAISVTHDQEEALSVSDRVAVMNAGTIEQIDTPEQIFQQPESRFVAGFLGHASFLAGAVRGDHVDTSLGRVLRENVHGLVPEYDGSWIDLLVRPDDVTAYPVADEAEADGTVVYRRYLGPTVLYRVELDTGETIECMHNHSDHIDLDERVAVRVTADHELAWFPAGHREDDVTATAD; translated from the coding sequence ATGGGGAACGGACAACTGCTTACCGAGGACGGAACGATAGCCGAACGCGGGCGCTCCGATTCGGCGAGGTCGAGTGCGAGCGCTGGCGCGACCAGCGAACCCGTCCTCCAACTCGAGGGCGTATCGAAGCAGTACGGGAACGAGGACGTCATTTCTGAGTTATCGATTTCCGTTCGCGATGGCGAGATTCTGACGCTACTCGGCCCCTCTGGCTGTGGAAAGACGACAACGCTCCGGCTCATCGCGGGCCTCGAGCGGCCGGATGGCGGAGAGATCCGGCTCGGTGAGGAGGCCGTCGCCGGCGACGGCCAATTCCATCCACCCGAACAGCGCGGGATTGGAGTCGTCTTTCAGGAGTTCGCCCTCTTTCCGCACATGACTGCCCGCGAGAACGTCGCGTTCGGGATTCAGGACCTCCCGGCGGACGAACGCGAACAACGCGTCGACGATCTTCTCGCACTGGTCGGACTCACGGAGCACGGCTCGAGCCGACCAGAGCAGCTCTCGGGGGGACAACAACAGCGGGTTGCGCTGGCTCGCTCGCTCGCACCCGAGCCGGAAATCCTCCTGCTCGACGAGCCGTTCTCCAATCTCGACGTCGATCTGCGTGTAGAGATGCGCGAGGAGGTACGGCGGATTATCAAAGAGACCGGCGTCACCGCCATCTCGGTAACCCACGACCAGGAGGAAGCGCTCTCTGTCTCCGATCGCGTCGCCGTGATGAACGCCGGGACGATCGAGCAGATCGACACGCCCGAACAGATCTTCCAGCAGCCCGAGTCTCGCTTCGTTGCGGGCTTTCTCGGTCACGCGAGCTTCCTGGCTGGCGCGGTTCGGGGCGACCACGTCGACACCTCGCTGGGTCGGGTCCTCCGAGAGAACGTCCACGGACTCGTCCCCGAGTACGACGGCTCGTGGATCGACCTGCTCGTCCGCCCCGACGACGTCACCGCCTACCCGGTCGCCGACGAGGCAGAGGCCGACGGCACCGTCGTCTACCGGCGCTATCTCGGACCGACGGTCCTCTACCGCGTCGAGTTGGACACCGGCGAAACCATCGAGTGCATGCACAACCACTCCGACCACATCGACTTAGACGAGCGCGTCGCCGTCCGTGTGACGGCCGACCACGAACTCGCGTGGTTCCCCGCCGGTCACCGCGAGGATGACGTCACGGCCACCGCAGACTGA
- a CDS encoding GNAT family N-acetyltransferase produces MDLEYDLLGWPPDGPQLRLDHERFSYAGKFVMTNTGKAVVRAPDAGGSNCVDEIDDDVVAAVSFNEDRTDETRLWIRYVTVARDHRGEGIGPELVAFVRDRAVARGYDRLRIAVNNPFAYVALYQAGFGFTDETTGIAELVLEYEADGGAATDRTVTAYRDGLERFLDRDSLSEEERAFVEDRLERERPDWLQTTG; encoded by the coding sequence GTGGATCTCGAGTACGACCTCCTGGGGTGGCCCCCTGACGGCCCGCAACTGCGCCTCGACCACGAGCGGTTTAGCTACGCCGGCAAGTTCGTGATGACAAACACGGGAAAGGCCGTCGTCAGAGCGCCCGATGCGGGCGGTTCGAACTGTGTGGACGAGATCGACGACGATGTCGTCGCCGCCGTCTCGTTCAACGAGGACCGAACGGACGAGACGCGCCTCTGGATTCGGTACGTCACCGTGGCTCGCGACCACCGAGGCGAGGGGATCGGCCCCGAACTCGTCGCGTTCGTCCGCGACCGGGCGGTCGCCCGCGGCTACGACCGACTTCGGATCGCCGTCAACAATCCCTTCGCCTACGTGGCGCTGTACCAGGCCGGGTTCGGCTTCACCGACGAGACGACGGGGATCGCCGAACTCGTCCTCGAGTACGAAGCCGACGGTGGGGCGGCGACCGACCGGACGGTTACAGCCTACCGGGACGGACTCGAACGCTTTCTCGACCGAGACTCACTCTCTGAGGAAGAGCGTGCGTTCGTCGAGGACCGTCTCGAGCGCGAGCGGCCCGACTGGCTCCAGACGACTGGGTGA
- the mvaD gene encoding phosphomevalonate decarboxylase MvaD has product MKATAKAHPIQGLVKYHGMRDGVERLPYHDSISVCTAPSHTKTTVEFSEDLEEDVYVVDGEELTGRAAERVETVVAKVRARADAVNADAPVRLESENSFPTNVGLGSSSSGFAAAAMALADAAGMDVDLEEISTIARVGSASAARAVTGGFSQLYTGLNDDDCRSREVPTGLGEDVRIIAALVPYHKETEDAHNEAEDSHMFGARNAHIHGQIAEMRDALREGDFDRAFSLAEHDSLSLAATTMTGPQGWVYWQPATLRVFNRVRELREEEGIPVYFSTDTGASVYVNTTEEYAERVEAEIADCDVQTMSWRVGGPAEILDADEHLF; this is encoded by the coding sequence ATGAAAGCGACGGCGAAGGCCCACCCCATCCAGGGGCTGGTCAAGTACCACGGGATGCGCGACGGCGTCGAACGGTTGCCCTACCACGACAGCATCAGCGTCTGCACCGCGCCGAGTCACACGAAGACGACCGTCGAGTTCTCGGAGGACCTCGAAGAGGACGTCTACGTCGTCGACGGCGAGGAACTCACCGGCCGGGCGGCCGAGCGCGTCGAGACCGTCGTCGCGAAGGTCCGTGCCCGCGCCGACGCAGTCAACGCGGACGCGCCGGTTCGGCTCGAGAGCGAGAACAGCTTCCCGACGAACGTCGGACTGGGTTCTTCGTCCTCTGGCTTCGCGGCCGCCGCGATGGCACTCGCGGACGCCGCCGGGATGGACGTCGATCTCGAGGAAATCTCGACGATTGCCCGCGTCGGCTCCGCGTCGGCCGCCCGCGCCGTCACTGGCGGCTTCTCGCAGCTGTACACCGGACTCAACGACGACGACTGTCGCTCCCGGGAGGTCCCGACGGGTCTCGGCGAGGACGTCCGGATCATCGCCGCCCTGGTTCCCTACCACAAGGAGACCGAAGACGCCCATAACGAGGCCGAAGACAGCCACATGTTCGGCGCCCGAAACGCCCACATCCACGGCCAGATCGCCGAGATGCGCGACGCCTTACGTGAGGGTGACTTCGACCGGGCGTTCTCACTGGCTGAGCACGACTCCCTGTCGCTGGCCGCGACCACGATGACCGGACCGCAGGGCTGGGTCTACTGGCAGCCCGCGACGCTGCGGGTGTTCAACCGCGTCCGCGAACTCCGCGAGGAGGAGGGGATTCCGGTCTACTTCTCGACTGACACGGGTGCGAGTGTCTACGTCAACACCACCGAAGAGTACGCCGAGCGCGTGGAAGCCGAGATCGCCGACTGCGACGTTCAGACGATGTCCTGGCGCGTGGGCGGCCCGGCCGAGATCCTCGACGCCGACGAGCACCTGTTCTGA
- a CDS encoding response regulator, with the protein MTQYTPDEPVDILLVEDNPGDVRLTQEAFSVTDSVIEFHVVTDGKGATDYFQQRQEADGDPHPDLVLLDLNLPRTDGFEVLDVLNRELDYPPPPILILSSSETEEDILRSYDNAANAYLTKPNDMAEFNSMAQAIENFWIDTVRHPPTPS; encoded by the coding sequence ATGACCCAGTACACGCCTGACGAGCCAGTCGACATTCTGCTCGTCGAGGACAATCCCGGCGACGTCCGTCTCACCCAGGAGGCGTTTTCGGTGACGGACAGCGTAATCGAATTTCACGTCGTCACCGACGGCAAAGGGGCCACCGACTACTTCCAACAGCGCCAAGAGGCAGACGGAGATCCCCACCCCGACCTCGTGCTCCTCGATCTAAATCTGCCACGGACAGATGGATTCGAGGTACTCGACGTACTCAACAGGGAACTCGACTACCCGCCCCCGCCAATACTCATCCTCTCGAGTTCCGAGACCGAAGAGGATATTCTGCGCAGCTACGACAACGCTGCGAACGCCTACCTCACCAAACCGAACGATATGGCCGAGTTCAACTCGATGGCCCAGGCGATCGAAAACTTCTGGATCGACACCGTCCGCCATCCACCGACGCCGTCGTAA
- the fen gene encoding flap endonuclease-1 — MGNAALRDLACIEEVPFDELDGVVAVDAHNWLYRYLTTTVKWTSSGKYTTADGTEVANLIGIVQGLPKFFENDLVPVMVFDGGPSELKTDEIDARREQRETYEEQLEVAREEGDELAIAQLESRTQRLTPTIQETSRKLLELLDVPVVEAPAEGEAQAAHMVKRGDADYVGSEDYDALLFGAPLTLRQLTSKGDPELMDLAATLAHHDLTLEQLIDAAILIGTDFNEGVHGIGPKTAITEITEHGDLWSVLEARGASVEYGDRVRQLFREPNVTDDYEAETTLDPDVEAARAYVIDEWGVDDGEVARGFERIESTLVQTGLDEWV, encoded by the coding sequence ATGGGAAACGCAGCGCTTCGAGACCTCGCGTGTATCGAGGAGGTCCCCTTCGACGAGCTAGACGGCGTCGTCGCGGTCGACGCGCACAACTGGCTCTACCGGTATCTGACGACGACGGTCAAGTGGACCTCGAGTGGCAAGTACACGACTGCAGACGGGACGGAGGTCGCGAATCTGATCGGGATCGTCCAGGGGCTCCCGAAGTTCTTCGAGAACGATCTCGTCCCGGTGATGGTCTTCGACGGTGGTCCCTCCGAGCTCAAGACCGACGAGATCGACGCCCGTCGCGAGCAGCGCGAGACGTACGAGGAACAACTCGAGGTCGCCCGCGAGGAGGGCGACGAACTCGCAATCGCACAGCTCGAGTCACGGACTCAGCGACTGACGCCGACGATCCAGGAGACCAGCCGGAAACTGCTCGAGTTGCTCGACGTTCCCGTCGTCGAGGCGCCCGCCGAGGGTGAAGCACAGGCGGCACACATGGTCAAGCGCGGAGACGCCGACTACGTCGGTTCGGAGGACTACGACGCGCTGCTGTTCGGTGCGCCACTGACGCTGCGCCAGCTGACCAGCAAGGGCGATCCGGAGTTGATGGACTTAGCGGCCACCCTGGCACACCACGACCTCACGCTCGAACAACTGATCGACGCCGCGATCCTCATCGGGACGGATTTCAACGAGGGCGTTCACGGGATCGGCCCCAAAACCGCGATCACTGAGATAACCGAACACGGCGACCTCTGGAGCGTCCTCGAAGCCCGCGGGGCGAGCGTCGAGTACGGCGACCGCGTCAGACAGCTGTTTCGCGAGCCGAACGTGACAGACGACTACGAGGCCGAGACGACGCTCGATCCCGACGTCGAGGCGGCCAGAGCCTACGTCATCGACGAGTGGGGCGTCGACGACGGTGAGGTCGCACGCGGCTTCGAGCGCATCGAGTCGACGCTCGTCCAGACGGGGCTCGACGAGTGGGTGTGA
- a CDS encoding O-methyltransferase: protein MSELILGRHIPDELTTMAREIGPEPGTVLAEMEAAAVDEGFPIVGPEVGGWLAQLARIRGAERILELGSGFGYSACWFARALPDDGEIILTEFDADLLDRAEHYLERVGASDLGTFEAGDAVEIAARQDDPFDVVLIDIDKHQYPEAFETVRDLVAPGGLIVADNTITGGRERVDGSVHFETVRTALAEPDFDVDDADLAENTRVDTEGVITYVERLRDDPDFESTLLPLGDGLTVSTRIRE, encoded by the coding sequence ATGTCCGAACTCATCCTCGGTCGACACATCCCCGACGAGCTCACCACCATGGCGCGCGAGATCGGTCCCGAACCGGGCACCGTACTCGCCGAGATGGAAGCCGCCGCCGTCGACGAAGGGTTCCCGATCGTCGGCCCCGAGGTCGGCGGCTGGCTGGCCCAACTCGCCCGCATTCGGGGCGCCGAGCGGATCCTCGAACTCGGCTCGGGCTTTGGCTACTCGGCGTGCTGGTTCGCCCGGGCGCTCCCAGATGACGGCGAGATCATCCTCACCGAGTTCGACGCGGATCTACTCGACCGGGCGGAGCACTATCTCGAGCGAGTCGGCGCCAGCGACCTGGGAACGTTCGAAGCGGGCGACGCGGTCGAGATCGCCGCCCGGCAGGACGACCCCTTCGACGTGGTCCTCATCGACATCGATAAACACCAGTACCCCGAGGCGTTCGAGACGGTCCGGGATCTGGTCGCGCCAGGAGGACTGATCGTCGCCGACAACACGATCACCGGCGGCAGGGAACGCGTCGACGGCTCCGTCCACTTCGAAACGGTGCGGACCGCGCTCGCGGAGCCCGACTTCGACGTCGACGATGCTGATCTCGCGGAGAACACGAGAGTCGACACAGAGGGTGTTATCACGTACGTAGAGCGCCTCCGTGACGATCCCGACTTTGAGTCGACGCTGTTGCCGCTGGGCGACGGGTTGACTGTGTCGACCCGGATCCGGGAATAG
- a CDS encoding class I SAM-dependent methyltransferase — MDRRTDVRATYDRIASHFAATREYAWPEVETFLEAAPDRGIGLDLGCGNCRHAELLAGQLDRVIGLDVSRGLLETGRNRAIDRGFDVDLVHGDAASLPLTADTVDVAVYVATLHHLPTRESRRQSLDELARVLAPDSRALISAWSTAHDRFEGTESFDTTVEWTLPGGERVDRFYHIYAPDAFERDLEASDIDLLEWELSSGNCYATVTSP; from the coding sequence ATGGACCGCCGAACCGACGTCCGGGCCACCTACGACCGGATCGCCTCACACTTTGCAGCCACGCGGGAGTACGCCTGGCCCGAGGTCGAAACGTTCCTCGAGGCCGCCCCCGACCGTGGGATCGGACTCGACCTGGGCTGTGGTAACTGCAGACATGCGGAACTCCTCGCCGGGCAACTGGATCGCGTGATCGGCCTCGACGTCAGTCGCGGGCTGCTCGAAACCGGACGCAATCGGGCTATCGATCGCGGGTTCGACGTCGATCTCGTCCACGGTGACGCCGCCTCTCTGCCGCTTACAGCCGACACCGTCGACGTCGCAGTCTACGTCGCGACGCTACACCATCTCCCGACGCGGGAGAGCCGTCGCCAGAGCCTCGACGAACTCGCCCGCGTACTGGCCCCGGACAGTCGAGCACTCATCAGCGCGTGGTCGACCGCCCACGACCGCTTCGAGGGGACGGAGTCGTTCGATACCACGGTCGAGTGGACACTTCCTGGCGGCGAGCGCGTCGACCGGTTCTATCACATCTACGCCCCCGACGCTTTCGAGCGCGATCTCGAGGCGAGTGACATCGACCTCCTCGAGTGGGAACTGTCGAGCGGAAACTGTTATGCGACGGTCACATCCCCCTGA
- a CDS encoding FAD-dependent oxidoreductase yields MHVVVLGAGYAGLTLTRLLERTLPSDVELTVINESPDHLLQHELHRVIRRPSLAEEITVSLPSALDRATVHVATVEEVDRESRTVHCSTGTVSYDVAATCLGAETAYYGLTGVREHATPLKRLEHAIQIRRGFYEALREDSGGPRIVVGGAGLSGIQVAGELAALAEQEGVAATVTILEQEDSVAPSFPANFQRAVADALADAGVVVRTEATVTDADEKTVHLASGERLAYDQFVWAGGIRGADALAGDRPTVRADLRLDDRTVALGDAARVIDADGEAVPASAQSAIREAKTAATNVVRTVEAVREADGRGSEPADTALDSFAFDSPGWLVSIGDDAVAQVGSAIVTGRAAKAMKAGVGVGYLSSVGGARNAVGLAGSELGCSRE; encoded by the coding sequence ATGCACGTCGTGGTTCTGGGAGCGGGGTACGCCGGATTGACACTCACGCGACTCCTCGAACGGACGCTACCGAGCGACGTCGAACTCACCGTGATAAACGAATCACCGGATCACCTCCTCCAGCACGAACTCCACCGGGTGATCCGTCGGCCGTCGCTCGCCGAGGAGATCACTGTCTCGCTGCCGTCGGCGCTCGACCGAGCGACCGTTCACGTCGCGACCGTCGAGGAGGTAGACCGCGAATCGCGGACCGTCCACTGTTCGACTGGAACGGTCTCCTACGATGTCGCCGCGACCTGTCTGGGCGCCGAGACGGCGTACTACGGACTCACTGGCGTTCGAGAACACGCGACCCCGCTAAAACGCCTCGAGCACGCGATCCAAATCCGTCGAGGCTTCTACGAGGCGCTCCGGGAGGACTCCGGGGGCCCGCGAATCGTCGTCGGGGGCGCCGGGCTTTCGGGGATACAAGTCGCCGGCGAACTCGCTGCGCTCGCCGAACAGGAGGGCGTCGCGGCAACGGTAACGATTCTCGAGCAAGAAGACAGCGTCGCGCCGAGCTTTCCGGCGAACTTCCAGCGCGCGGTAGCGGACGCCCTCGCAGACGCCGGAGTGGTAGTTCGGACGGAAGCGACGGTGACCGACGCCGACGAGAAGACGGTCCACCTCGCCTCCGGCGAACGCCTCGCCTACGATCAGTTCGTCTGGGCGGGTGGTATTCGGGGCGCAGACGCACTGGCAGGCGATCGCCCGACGGTACGGGCCGACCTCCGTCTCGACGACCGAACGGTTGCTCTGGGCGACGCCGCCCGCGTGATCGACGCCGACGGCGAAGCGGTTCCGGCAAGCGCTCAGTCGGCGATTCGAGAGGCGAAAACTGCGGCGACCAACGTGGTTCGGACTGTCGAGGCCGTACGGGAAGCGGACGGTCGCGGCAGTGAACCGGCAGATACAGCACTCGACTCGTTCGCCTTCGACTCGCCGGGCTGGCTGGTCAGCATCGGCGACGACGCCGTCGCACAGGTCGGATCCGCGATCGTCACGGGTCGCGCAGCAAAGGCGATGAAAGCGGGCGTCGGCGTCGGCTACCTATCCTCCGTAGGTGGCGCACGGAACGCCGTCGGGCTGGCGGGAAGCGAGCTTGGATGTAGTCGGGAGTAG
- a CDS encoding DUF5793 family protein: MRREDFTLDVSNVDWAETEGEPAKPVVSIDVTGSTEMIRERLTDAEGEVLAAEETDASFRLREPIDEESAGVVSVTNRVTGEFILELNAPADGVLQFVDAARGYGETATAGEGRYEVAITIDGEPFVTYDKRTFLVYDETGNLLRQHSLIPSGVEL, from the coding sequence ATGAGGCGCGAGGATTTCACCCTGGACGTGAGCAACGTCGACTGGGCCGAGACCGAGGGCGAGCCAGCCAAGCCAGTGGTCTCGATCGACGTAACGGGGTCGACGGAGATGATTCGAGAGCGCCTCACAGACGCCGAGGGCGAAGTGCTCGCAGCCGAGGAGACCGATGCCTCGTTCAGGCTGCGAGAGCCCATAGACGAGGAGAGTGCGGGCGTCGTCAGCGTCACGAACCGTGTCACTGGCGAGTTTATCCTCGAACTCAATGCGCCAGCCGATGGTGTGTTACAGTTCGTCGACGCCGCTCGCGGCTACGGGGAGACGGCCACGGCCGGGGAGGGTCGCTACGAGGTGGCGATCACGATCGACGGCGAGCCGTTCGTCACCTACGACAAGCGGACGTTTCTGGTGTACGACGAAACGGGGAACCTCCTGCGCCAGCACAGCCTGATCCCGAGTGGCGTCGAGCTGTAG